Proteins co-encoded in one Diprion similis isolate iyDipSimi1 chromosome 13, iyDipSimi1.1, whole genome shotgun sequence genomic window:
- the LOC124413838 gene encoding uncharacterized protein LOC124413838 codes for MLSTKNIKIHGMKDERWTIRDKLQQYRGILKLYAREKKLQVINASRVKKKVSRDLKALTKDVQNYREITNDMAEGNKRQLRTIMQRHRDYQLAFQDMKPDDAYSAIYHRNDVNRRQLDKLYYLKKKKMKEFFDLKLECALLKDKYEQERQYVPDYDHQHLTNQFQNSMAKQSAAAAIRRTYGYILDILKKDSVYFNAVLDALVEDQKSQCKVLIKATEMGQLVTENLDDTRSRYKRLEHDVCVNMKERERTLAIVRFQVDDLWSYLQSLVRTESEVNFTEKNAAITSSEMVLQQEMKDLEQVFENIKESMLVRSYEEVFPRFQEQIKQKERLIKQFNHNVRERDSFLNKKNHATLILATLEHSMISTTAQYKAEKKEMLEELEVQKKREIDFKNMRKVRGELLMNIRAALQNMNEMLTCVRSRSIKSKSQKADDDKKGKLSEEQRLQDELQDADEPQIGKTETNGLALLSKVSQKVGMLSGAGGPDLDKDRKERAREMYQTYISEYKSKLKYGKEAEVSGFFVEHEVVDASILTRTDIKLRSRHIVEANLKPE; via the exons atgttgaGTACGAagaacatcaaaattcatggAATGAAGGACGAAAGATGGACGATTCGGGACAAGCTGCAACAGTATCGCGGGATCCTTAAGTTGTACG CCCGAGAGAAAAAGCTACAAGTGATAAACGCGTCGAGGGTTAAGAAGAAGGTTTCGCGGGACCTGAAAGCGTTGACTAAAGATGTGCAAAATTATCGAGAAATTACGAACGACATGGCGGAAGGTAACAAACGGCAATTGCGAACAATTATGCAGCGTCATCGGGACTACCAATTGGCTTTTCAAGACATGAAACCTGAC GATGCCTACAGTGCGATTTACCATCGGAACGACGTGAATCGTAGACAACTCGACAAGTTGTATTacctgaagaaaaagaagatgaaagaatttttcgatcTGAAG TTGGAATGCGCGTTATTGAAGGACAAATATGAACAGGAACGGCAATACGTGCCGGATTACGACCATCAGCATCTAACAAATCAGTTTCAAAACTCCATGGCGAAGCAAAGTGCCGCTGCAGCAATCAGGCGGACTTACGGCTACATATTGGACATATTGAAAAAG GACTCGGTGTATTTCAACGCAGTTCTTGACGCCCTCGTCGAGGATCAAAAGTCGCAATGCAAAGTGCTTATAAAAGCGACTGAAATGGGTCAACTCGTgaccgaaaatttagacgaCACAAGATCGAGGTACAAACGCTTGGAGCATGACGTTTGCGTGAATATGAAAGAGCGTGAACGCACCCTCGCCATCGTTAGATTCCAGGTCGACGATCTATGGTCGTACCTTCAGTCGCTAGTCCGAACCGAG AGTGAAGTGAACTTCACCGAGAAAAATGCGGCGATCACCAGCAGCGAAATGGTTCTTCAACAGGAGATGAAGGACTTGGAACAAGTGTTTGAAAACATCAAAGAGTCGATGCTTGTACGTTCTTACGAAGAAGTATTCCCCAG GTTTCAGGAACAAATAAAACAGAAGGAACGTCTGATAAAACAGTTCAATCACAACGTGAGGGAACGTGACTCgtttctgaacaaaaaaaaccaTGCGACCCTGATCCTCGCGACCCTTGAGCACAGCATGATATCGACAACTGCACA GTACAAAGCGGAGAAAAAGGAGATGCTGGAGGAATTGGAGGTGCAAAAGAAACGGGAAATCGATTTTAAGAATATGAGAAAAGTCAGAGGCGAACTGCTGATGAACATAAGAGCAGCTCTGCAGAACATGAACGAAATGCTGACTTGCGTTAGATCAAGATCGATAAAGAGCAAATCGCAGAAAGCTGATGATGACAAGAAGGGCAAATTGTCCGAAGAACAGCGACTCCAAGATGAATTACAGGATGCCGATGAACCGCAAATAGGAAAAACTGAAACCAAcg GTTTAGCCCTGCTGTCGAAGGTGAGCCAAAAGGTGGGAATGCTCTCTGGAGCTGGTGGCCCGGACCTTGATAAGGATCGGAAGGAAAGGGCGAGAGAGATGTACCAAACATATATCTCCGAGTACAAATCGAAGCTGAAATACGGCAAGGAAGCTGAGGTATCAG GCTTTTTCGTCGAACACGAAGTCGTCGATGCGTCAATTCTAACTCGAACCGACATCAAACTGCGGAGCAGACATATTGTCGAGGCGAATCTCAAGCCCGAATAA